A segment of the Streptomyces sp. NBC_01235 genome:
GCTCCGGCCTCGAACCCGGCCAGGGTGACAAGGTCGCCCTGATGCAGGTGCGGGTCTCCAAGAACGCCGTCTCGGTGGTGCCGGATGCCTCCCTGCTCTCCACCACCCCGGCGGCGGACTTCCCGCTCTTCATCGACCCGACCGTGACCTGGGGAGAGTCGGAGCGCACCCTGCTGCGCAGCGACGGCTACGAGGACTACGCCTGGGGCAACGGCGACGACGACCTCGGCAAGGGCGCCGGACACTGCTCCTCCTGGAGCGGGTACTACTGCGGGCCCGGCTACACCCAGCGGCTGTACTTCGAGTTCTCGCCGAGCAGCCTGAAGGGCAAGCAGGTCCTGGACGCGACGTTCCGGGTCACCGAGCCCTGGGCCTTCCAGTGCGACCCGCGCTGGGTGGACCTCGTACGGACGAACAACATCTCCTCGTCCACCACCTGGTCCTCGCGGCCCAAGGAGCTGGACTGGATGGGGGACCGGTATGTCTCGGCGGGCCGCGGCTCGCTGTGCGACCCGGACTCCCCGGACGCCCCGATCGAGTTCAACGACAACCCGGAGGAGACGAACGAGAACCTGACGCCGACGGTGAAGGACTTCGCCGCGGGCAAGTTCTCCCGGCTGACCCTGGAGATCCGGGCCCACGACGAGTCCGACACCGCCGCCTGGAAGCGCTTCCGCAACGACGCGGTGCTGGCCGTGGACTTCGTCGGCCTGCCCGACACCCCGACCTCGGTCGGGCTGGTGACCGGCACCGGCACGGTGTGCGCGAGGACCGAGTCCGACCCGGCGGTCGTCTCGGATCCGACGCCCTCGCTGACGGCGACCCCGCAGACCAAGTCGGGAGGTGAGAGCGGCGCCCAACTGCGGGTCGCCTTCGACCTCGACCAGAAGAACACCGACGGCACCTGGGCCGACACGACCGCAGGCAACGGCGACGAGCGGCCCTCCACCGGCTATGTCGGGGACGGAGTGAAGCAGTCGATCTCCTGGTCGACGCTGACCGAGGGCAAGCTGTACCGCTACCGGGCCTGGGTGCGCTCGTACTACAACAGCGGCAAGAGCTACCTCTCCGGTCCCTCGAACGCCTCGACGACCGGCTGGTGCTACTTCAAGGTCGACCCGACCGCACCGAAGGCACCCAAGATCACCTTCGGCAGCCCGTACAGCAGCTGCACCCCCAACGCCTGTGCGGCCGCCGGCGGTCCCGGCGTCAAGGGGACCTGGACCTTCGCCCCGGCCACCGGTGACACCAACAACGTCTCCTACCAGTACACCCTGTCCTCCTGGACCACCTGGCCCACCGCGAGCGGCGCGAGCCCCTCGGTGTCCATCACGCCCGACGCGTCCGGCACCTACACGCTGTTCGTACGGGCGAAGGACAACGTCGGCCGGTACGGGGCGTGGAGCGCGGTGGACTTCCTGGTCGCCGCCGGCTCCGGACCGGTGGCCAGGTACCACTTCGACGAGGCCGGCGGGGTTGCGGCCGACACCGCCACGGCGGGCACGACCCGGCACCCCGCGACGCTCTCCGCCGCCGGAGCGGTACGCGACGACCGCGGACGCCGAGGCCTGATCACCCATGACGCCACCGGGCAGCCGCTGGCCACCCCGGTCACCGACAAGGGGCTGGCGCTCGACGGCAGTGCCGGCTCCGCGTCCACGACGGGCCCGGTCCTGGAGACCAGGTCCTCGTACACGGTCTCGGCCTGGGCCTGGGTGGACCCGTCCTCGACGAAGACGGTGTCGCTCCTCAGCCAGACTCCGTCCACGGCCAGCCCGTGGACCAAGAAGTACAGCCCGTTCGTCATCTCCTACGGCGGCAAGTGGAGCGTGCGGGTCTTCTCCACGGAAGGCACCTTCTCCCGGGAAGCCGAGTCGCCGTTCGCATCGCCGAAGGGCGTCTGGACCCATGTGGCGGGCGTGTACGACGCGACCGCCAAGAAGGTCTACCTGTATGTGAACGGCAAGCAGGTGGCCTCGGCGGACGCCGGCACACCCTGGTCGGCCGACGGCAGCATGGAGATCGGCCGGGTGATGTACGGGGACAGCTACCTGGACACCTTCAAGGGCTCCAT
Coding sequences within it:
- a CDS encoding LamG-like jellyroll fold domain-containing protein, producing the protein MLGWGKLRQGHHVRQTATGSARGLLAALVATATAVLTALPSLTAPAAAAEPAAGPSAGQRALAEAKESGRRVEVAGERTERTTVFANPDGYTFTLEESSIPVRVAKPGGGWQQPDATLVRRADGSVGPKAAAVRMNFSSGGSSEPLVSISEHGRSLSLDWPGRLPQPQLNGASALYAEVLPDVDLKVTATVEGFQHVLVVKTPKAAANKALKQLDFGMHSTGLTVRRTPSGALAAVDEAGQTVFRAPTAQMWNSAGRAVAAGHRAAQRLADSAQAPVPADPEEAAPSGSGLEPGQGDKVALMQVRVSKNAVSVVPDASLLSTTPAADFPLFIDPTVTWGESERTLLRSDGYEDYAWGNGDDDLGKGAGHCSSWSGYYCGPGYTQRLYFEFSPSSLKGKQVLDATFRVTEPWAFQCDPRWVDLVRTNNISSSTTWSSRPKELDWMGDRYVSAGRGSLCDPDSPDAPIEFNDNPEETNENLTPTVKDFAAGKFSRLTLEIRAHDESDTAAWKRFRNDAVLAVDFVGLPDTPTSVGLVTGTGTVCARTESDPAVVSDPTPSLTATPQTKSGGESGAQLRVAFDLDQKNTDGTWADTTAGNGDERPSTGYVGDGVKQSISWSTLTEGKLYRYRAWVRSYYNSGKSYLSGPSNASTTGWCYFKVDPTAPKAPKITFGSPYSSCTPNACAAAGGPGVKGTWTFAPATGDTNNVSYQYTLSSWTTWPTASGASPSVSITPDASGTYTLFVRAKDNVGRYGAWSAVDFLVAAGSGPVARYHFDEAGGVAADTATAGTTRHPATLSAAGAVRDDRGRRGLITHDATGQPLATPVTDKGLALDGSAGSASTTGPVLETRSSYTVSAWAWVDPSSTKTVSLLSQTPSTASPWTKKYSPFVISYGGKWSVRVFSTEGTFSREAESPFASPKGVWTHVAGVYDATAKKVYLYVNGKQVASADAGTPWSADGSMEIGRVMYGDSYLDTFKGSIDEVAVWQRALTPKEVGDESRLLTSESYAGLELVGDWEAAQGSGTTIPDTTSGYGKSLTLEGGAALTDGDMVLDGVDDAATVNGPLVDGSGAYTVTTTVALDGAKLATKDIGHTGGVLSQQNSDGVSWGFWYELTGKDTVLDDTTLEEHTVPVGKWHFGTLNKDGTFSSVVSDEVAAVDSPVRLTGAYDPLSGTISLYLGHNQNGDAKAFTAVIGSGTFAVGKGYADSAWGHYLPARIGEVRLFAGAVASSDQIDTAIGD